The following coding sequences lie in one Sinorhizobium fredii USDA 257 genomic window:
- a CDS encoding ABC transporter ATP-binding protein produces MSALEIRNIQKRYGDMETLKGIDIALESGEFLVLLGSSGCGKSTLLNIIAGLAEPSGGDILVGERSILGAHPKDRDIAMVFQSYALYPNMSVARNIGFGLEMRKVPVAEREKAVRDTAKLLQIENLLDRKPSQLSGGQRQRVAIGRALVRNPRVFLFDEPLSNLDAKLRMEMRTELKRLHQMLKTTVVYVTHDQIEAMTLATRIAVMRDGRIEQLGSPGEIYDRPATLYVAGFVGSPPMNILDAEVTARDLRIAGSDEAFPLPEAFSSAVSATRRVKVGVRPEALRLATPDARGIRLPASIEVMELTGPELVTTARIGEQRITACLPPRTSLGPGSEQIFCFDEDALHLFDAENSRSLLAR; encoded by the coding sequence ATGAGCGCACTCGAAATCCGCAATATCCAGAAACGCTACGGCGATATGGAAACGCTTAAAGGCATCGATATCGCGCTGGAAAGCGGCGAGTTCCTGGTGCTGCTCGGATCCTCGGGCTGCGGCAAGTCGACCCTCTTGAACATCATTGCGGGGCTCGCTGAACCTAGCGGCGGTGACATCCTGGTCGGCGAACGCTCGATCCTCGGCGCCCATCCCAAGGACCGCGACATCGCCATGGTGTTCCAGTCCTATGCGCTCTATCCGAACATGAGCGTCGCCCGCAACATCGGCTTCGGCCTCGAGATGCGCAAGGTACCGGTGGCCGAGCGGGAGAAGGCGGTGCGCGACACCGCAAAGCTGCTCCAGATCGAGAACCTGCTCGACCGCAAGCCGAGCCAGCTTTCCGGCGGGCAGCGTCAGCGGGTCGCCATCGGCCGGGCGCTGGTACGCAATCCACGGGTTTTCCTCTTCGACGAGCCGCTGTCGAACCTCGATGCCAAGCTGCGCATGGAGATGCGCACGGAACTGAAGCGCCTGCACCAGATGCTGAAGACTACGGTCGTCTATGTCACGCATGATCAGATCGAAGCGATGACGCTCGCCACCCGCATCGCCGTGATGCGCGACGGCCGCATCGAGCAGCTCGGCTCCCCGGGGGAGATCTATGACAGGCCCGCGACGCTTTACGTCGCCGGCTTCGTCGGCTCGCCGCCCATGAACATCCTGGATGCGGAAGTGACCGCAAGGGACTTGAGGATTGCGGGCTCCGACGAGGCGTTTCCACTACCGGAAGCTTTCAGCAGCGCCGTGTCTGCAACCCGTCGCGTCAAAGTGGGCGTCCGGCCCGAGGCGCTCCGGCTTGCCACCCCGGACGCGAGAGGTATCCGCCTGCCGGCAAGCATTGAAGTTATGGAGCTGACAGGGCCGGAACTGGTGACCACCGCCAGGATCGGAGAACAGCGCATCACCGCCTGCCTACCGCCGCGGACATCGCTTGGCCCCGGATCGGAACAAATCTTCTGCTTCGATGAAGATGCGCTGCATCTCTTCGACGCCGAAAACAGCCGGTCGCTTCTGGCGCGGTAG
- a CDS encoding IclR family transcriptional regulator, with translation MAEAEDTINRRARGLDRAFEILDYLRLQRQPLRPNEIAQGIGAPRSSVYELINLLLRQGVIEYRGDDGRVFLGRKLYFLGAVYAEQFDLMRECEHLLARIAEQTRETAQMCQLEGNKYAVVLMNEGSRPFRISTNIGESVAIPWTASGRLLVDHMSDEEILAFIPEADFVLPSGQRLDPAEFIRQVRQAKQDGYFTFNSIVDSFTHCFAVPVYDAEEICIATLCLVAPKEDGLRNRDAYLRVLVDAAGELSEKLGYRQDRGPSPRTAAGR, from the coding sequence ATGGCGGAGGCGGAAGACACGATCAATCGCAGAGCACGGGGTCTCGACCGGGCGTTCGAGATCCTCGATTATCTGCGCCTGCAGCGACAGCCCCTGCGCCCGAACGAGATCGCGCAGGGGATCGGTGCGCCGCGCTCATCCGTCTATGAACTGATCAATCTGCTTCTCCGCCAGGGCGTCATCGAATACCGGGGCGACGACGGCCGCGTCTTCCTCGGCCGCAAGCTCTATTTCCTCGGCGCGGTATACGCGGAGCAGTTCGACCTGATGCGCGAATGCGAGCATCTGCTCGCAAGGATTGCCGAGCAGACTCGCGAGACCGCGCAGATGTGCCAGCTCGAAGGGAACAAGTACGCCGTCGTGCTGATGAACGAGGGCAGTCGTCCCTTCCGCATCTCCACCAATATCGGCGAATCGGTCGCGATTCCCTGGACCGCTTCCGGTCGTCTGCTCGTCGACCACATGAGCGACGAGGAGATATTGGCCTTCATCCCGGAGGCAGATTTCGTGCTGCCGAGCGGCCAGCGCCTCGATCCGGCCGAGTTCATCCGCCAGGTCCGCCAAGCCAAGCAGGACGGCTATTTCACCTTCAACAGCATCGTCGACAGCTTTACCCATTGCTTCGCGGTACCGGTCTACGACGCGGAAGAAATTTGCATCGCCACGCTCTGCCTCGTCGCTCCGAAGGAAGACGGGTTGCGCAACCGCGATGCCTATCTTCGCGTTCTGGTCGATGCGGCAGGCGAGCTGTCCGAGAAGCTTGGCTACCGGCAAGACCGCGGGCCTTCGCCGCGGACCGCTGCAGGTCGCTGA
- a CDS encoding amino acid ABC transporter ATP-binding protein, whose amino-acid sequence MTNLLEIRDLHKRYGTVEVLKGVDCSMRQGEVISIIGSSGSGKTTMLRCINMLEEFQGGTISIDGQEIGYETAGGVRRRKPEREIARQRALTGMAFQQFNLFPHMTAAGNVMLGLIKVKKMSRDEARAVAEKWLDRVGLLSRIDHYPGQLSGGQQQRVAIARAIAMNPKLMLFDEVTSALDPELVNEVLQVIKALADDGMSMLIVTHEMRFAYEVSSRVIFMNQGRIGEEGNPREMFLKPRTERLAEFLKTSTFN is encoded by the coding sequence ATGACCAATCTTCTTGAAATCCGCGATCTCCATAAGCGCTACGGCACGGTCGAGGTGCTGAAGGGCGTCGACTGCTCGATGCGGCAGGGCGAGGTGATCAGCATCATCGGCTCCAGCGGCTCCGGCAAGACGACGATGCTCCGCTGCATCAACATGCTCGAGGAGTTCCAGGGCGGCACGATCTCGATCGACGGCCAGGAAATCGGCTACGAGACGGCCGGCGGCGTGCGCCGTCGCAAGCCGGAGCGGGAGATCGCCCGACAGCGGGCGCTGACCGGCATGGCCTTCCAGCAGTTCAACCTGTTTCCGCACATGACCGCCGCCGGCAACGTCATGCTTGGGCTCATCAAGGTGAAGAAGATGAGCCGCGACGAGGCGCGGGCGGTGGCGGAGAAATGGCTCGACCGCGTCGGCCTGCTCTCACGCATCGACCATTATCCGGGCCAGCTTTCCGGCGGGCAGCAGCAGCGCGTGGCAATCGCCCGCGCCATCGCCATGAACCCGAAGTTGATGCTCTTCGACGAGGTGACCTCGGCGCTCGACCCGGAGCTCGTCAACGAGGTGTTGCAGGTGATCAAGGCGCTCGCCGACGACGGCATGAGCATGCTGATTGTCACCCACGAGATGCGCTTTGCCTATGAGGTGTCGTCGCGGGTGATCTTCATGAACCAGGGACGCATCGGCGAGGAGGGCAATCCACGCGAAATGTTCCTGAAACCCAGGACCGAACGACTGGCAGAATTTCTGAAAACGTCGACGTTCAACTGA
- a CDS encoding PfkB family carbohydrate kinase has product MRPLAVIGNVNVDLILGPAEPWPKAGTEIIVDHDELRVGGCAGNSALAWESLGVDYEIAANVGNDQFGTWLKEAFGARSRHWPVEAVGSTLSVGITHPDGERTFFTTRGHLPLFNFEEVRAMFDWSRLRGGLALLSGAFLTDALTLAYDAFFDWADAHDIAVALDTGWPLEGWTEANRLRTLGWLKRCHCALFNEVETTTLTGRSDPAEAARGLKAGMPADAIVVVKRGPHGALALDRDGKEFSVGAPHVAVIDTIGAGDVFNAGFLAALAADMPLEACLRIGVTVASEAISTLPRSYGKPLSALVEEARQ; this is encoded by the coding sequence ATGCGTCCGCTGGCAGTCATCGGCAATGTCAATGTCGACCTCATCCTCGGCCCTGCCGAGCCCTGGCCGAAGGCCGGCACGGAAATCATCGTCGACCACGACGAACTGCGGGTCGGCGGCTGCGCGGGAAACAGCGCGCTCGCCTGGGAGTCGCTCGGCGTCGACTACGAGATTGCCGCCAATGTCGGCAATGACCAGTTCGGTACCTGGCTGAAGGAGGCCTTCGGCGCGCGGTCGCGCCATTGGCCTGTTGAAGCCGTGGGTTCGACGCTCTCCGTCGGCATCACTCATCCGGACGGCGAGCGCACCTTCTTCACCACCCGCGGCCACCTGCCGCTCTTCAACTTCGAAGAGGTGCGCGCGATGTTCGACTGGAGCCGCCTTCGCGGCGGGCTCGCCCTGCTCTCCGGAGCATTCCTGACCGATGCGCTGACGCTTGCCTATGACGCGTTCTTCGATTGGGCGGATGCGCACGACATCGCCGTGGCGCTCGACACCGGCTGGCCGCTCGAGGGCTGGACGGAGGCCAATCGACTGAGAACGCTCGGCTGGCTGAAACGCTGCCATTGCGCCCTCTTCAACGAAGTGGAAACAACCACTCTGACCGGACGTTCCGACCCGGCCGAGGCGGCGCGCGGCCTGAAAGCGGGGATGCCTGCCGACGCGATCGTGGTCGTCAAGCGCGGCCCGCACGGGGCACTCGCCCTAGATCGCGACGGCAAGGAATTTTCCGTTGGGGCGCCGCACGTTGCCGTGATCGATACCATCGGCGCCGGCGACGTGTTCAACGCCGGCTTCCTGGCAGCGCTCGCCGCCGACATGCCGCTGGAGGCCTGCCTGAGGATCGGCGTCACGGTCGCCTCGGAAGCGATCTCCACCCTGCCGCGCAGCTACGGCAAGCCCCTTTCGGCCCTCGTCGAGGAAGCCCGTCAATGA
- a CDS encoding RidA family protein, whose product MTIKRYGTGESGAGKQPLPFARAVEANGWLYVSGQVAMENGEIIGGGIVAESRKAIENMIAILHEAGYGVEDVVRVGVWLDDPRDFWTFNGVYAGYFGRNPPARACVQSRMMVDCKVEVDCVAYKAK is encoded by the coding sequence GTGACGATCAAGCGTTATGGAACGGGAGAATCCGGTGCGGGCAAGCAGCCGCTGCCTTTTGCGCGCGCCGTCGAGGCGAACGGTTGGCTTTACGTCTCCGGGCAGGTCGCCATGGAAAACGGCGAGATCATCGGCGGCGGCATCGTCGCCGAGAGCCGCAAGGCGATCGAGAACATGATCGCCATCCTGCATGAGGCGGGCTATGGCGTCGAAGACGTGGTGCGCGTAGGCGTCTGGCTCGACGATCCGCGTGACTTCTGGACGTTCAACGGCGTCTACGCGGGATATTTCGGCAGGAACCCGCCGGCGCGTGCCTGCGTGCAATCGCGCATGATGGTCGACTGCAAGGTGGAAGTTGACTGCGTCGCCTACAAGGCTAAATGA